CGATGAAAAAAAAGAACCTAAAGGGTTATCTATATAGCTTTTAATCTCTTTTGGTTTTAGTCCTGCCTTACTTAGAATAAGAATATTATTTAATAGAGAAAAAATAGATTCTTTATCTAATGATGATATTGTTGATCTTACGTTTATATCATCTGTTATATTTGTAATTGTCTTTTGATCTTTACTATCAGTTATTTCAAGTTCTTCAAGAAAATTTAGTATGCTACCATACTCTCTTGGTCTAGCCATTATACTTCCTTTATATTTTTATACTTTATGTATACCCGGCATAAACCGGGCATTCATTCTACTTAGATGGTTTAGCATTGCCTCCACCAGGACCTGATGGTTTACCTGTAGTTGAAGGCCAGTTTCCTCCTGGACGTGATGGGCTTGCTGTTCCTCTAGTACCTTTTCCTTTTGACATAATAGTCTCCTATAAAAAGTCAATATATACCCTTCCGTAAAAAAGCATATATCGTGCTGTTCTACACAGCAAGTGCGGCACCTAATGCTGTCGCCTGCATTTCTTTATATTTACTATTGTGAGCCATTTTCTGAGGATCAAATGGTTCTCTAGTTTTTAGTATTGTATAAACTATGGTACTCATTTTTCTGGCTGTAGCTATAATACTTTTCCCAGAACCTTTATGTTTTTTCATATCTGTATACCTACTCATTAATCTGTATCCCATAGTATGTTTTTTACTTCTAATCATTCCCATTACAGTTTGTACAAATGCAGTTCTAAGCTCTACTGGTCCTCTTTTCGTTATATGACCATGATGTATTGTCATATTTGAGTTTTGAACCCATGGAACAAGTCCTGCATGTGCTGCATATTTTTTTGCACTACTGTATCTTTCAATATCATCAGTAAATGCTCTTATTGTTGATGCTGTTATTATTCCAACACCAGGTATTGTTTGAAGAAGTGCAACATCTTCATCTTCTTCAACCATTTTAGCTAAGACTTTTTCTAAAATCTTGACTTCTGATGATACCTGATCTATCGTATTAAGTAGCGGTCTTACCGCATTGGCGGCGTTTCCGTTAAACCTATGGTCTTCGAGACCCACAAGGATTCGCTGCCTCTCTTTTTTACTTTGCAACTGTCCTCTTTTGGATTCAATACCATAT
This portion of the Thiospirochaeta perfilievii genome encodes:
- a CDS encoding IS110 family transposase, whose protein sequence is MKLSIGSDLHKTQFTTLSLSEDRKIEESGMYPTNKTGYEEFLKQVKEWIEQGYEISIAVESTGNARFFRNKMISAGIEVKVVNTLKFKVINESVKKTDKHDARTLAEFLEKDMLPESILCSQESEDIRRILKSRSILVKTVVSLKNQVHGLLLGYGIESKRGQLQSKKERQRILVGLEDHRFNGNAANAVRPLLNTIDQVSSEVKILEKVLAKMVEEDEDVALLQTIPGVGIITASTIRAFTDDIERYSSAKKYAAHAGLVPWVQNSNMTIHHGHITKRGPVELRTAFVQTVMGMIRSKKHTMGYRLMSRYTDMKKHKGSGKSIIATARKMSTIVYTILKTREPFDPQKMAHNSKYKEMQATALGAALAV